One genomic window of Streptomyces sp. NBC_01276 includes the following:
- a CDS encoding adenylyltransferase/cytidyltransferase family protein, whose translation MTEYDMSERGSAARRPYRVGYAPGAYDLFHIGHLNILRHARSRCDYLVAGVVSDEMAELAKGRRPMIPLVERLEIVRSVKYVDAAFVETVPDKVETWKQVRFDVIFKGDDWRGTPKGDRLERDFAAHGVDVVYFPYTVHTSSTQLRRALDALAQPQAEPLTAERR comes from the coding sequence ATGACGGAGTACGACATGTCCGAGCGCGGTTCGGCGGCGCGCAGGCCGTACCGGGTGGGCTACGCGCCCGGAGCCTACGACCTCTTCCACATCGGACACCTCAACATCCTTCGCCACGCCCGCAGCCGGTGCGACTACCTCGTCGCCGGCGTGGTCTCGGACGAGATGGCCGAACTGGCCAAGGGCCGCCGCCCGATGATCCCGCTCGTCGAGCGGCTGGAGATCGTCCGCAGCGTCAAGTACGTCGACGCCGCCTTCGTCGAGACGGTCCCGGACAAGGTCGAGACCTGGAAGCAGGTCCGCTTCGACGTGATCTTCAAGGGCGACGACTGGCGGGGCACCCCCAAGGGGGACCGGCTGGAGCGGGACTTCGCCGCCCACGGGGTCGACGTCGTCTACTTCCCCTACACCGTGCACACGTCCAGCACCCAGCTGCGCCGGGCCCTGGACGCGCTCGCGCAGCCCCAGGCGGAACCCCTCACCGCCGAACGGCGCTGA
- the glgX gene encoding glycogen debranching protein GlgX, protein MSSAAEQEAVDAAASSAVGGPAARDAMDSVRERVQAQVLRAAAHPAPPVWPGSAHPLGARFHPGPGGVAGTNFALWAQGAEAVELCLFDGDGVETRCTLTELTHEIWHGFVPGVRPGQRYGFRVHGRWDPWTGARYNPAKLLLDPYARAVDGDFALPPEVYGHVRDWPQQYIADTVRDDRDSAPFVPKGVVVHDDDDWADDVRPKTPWADSVIYELHVRGFTMGHPGVPEELRGTYAGLAHPAAVEHLTSLGVTAVELLPVHQFAHEDHLLRRGLRNYWGYNSVGYFAPHAGYSASGTAGQQVGEFKRMVKALHAAGIEVILDVVYNHTAEAGELGPTLSLRGVDNRGYYRLQSDQRRYADYTGCGNTLHAGRPHVLRLITDSLRYWVTEMGVDGFRFDLAAALARSMHDVDMLSPFLAVIAQDPVLRRVKLIAEPWDVGSGGYQVGAFPPLWTEWNDRYRDAVRDFWRGALPDVRDLGYRLSGSSDLYAWGGRRPYASVNFVTAHDGFTLRDLVTYERKHNDANGEEGRDGTNDNRSWNCGAEGESADPGIGALRRRQLRNLLTTLLLSTGVPMLVAGDEFGRTQGGNNNAYCQDNETGWVDWSLLEDPAWKELFALARRLIALRQAHPVLRRRAFFSGRAQGADGLRDLAWFTPAGTEMTERDWYAPAAALGLYLSGRDIPGRDERGLQVTDDSFLALLHAGDRPVEWILPGPPWAGTYELVLDTSQEEQAEAPAGRHRGGERLTVPARSVLLLRVVS, encoded by the coding sequence GTGTCGAGCGCAGCCGAGCAAGAGGCGGTGGATGCCGCCGCCAGCAGTGCCGTGGGCGGCCCCGCGGCAAGGGACGCCATGGACTCCGTGCGCGAGCGGGTCCAGGCACAGGTGTTACGGGCCGCCGCGCATCCGGCGCCACCCGTGTGGCCCGGGTCCGCGCATCCGCTGGGGGCCCGCTTCCACCCGGGCCCCGGCGGGGTCGCGGGCACCAATTTCGCGCTCTGGGCGCAGGGCGCGGAGGCCGTGGAGCTGTGCCTCTTCGACGGGGACGGGGTCGAGACCCGCTGCACCCTGACCGAGCTCACGCACGAGATCTGGCACGGCTTCGTACCGGGGGTCCGCCCCGGACAGCGGTACGGCTTCCGGGTGCACGGCCGCTGGGACCCCTGGACGGGCGCCCGGTACAACCCGGCGAAGCTGCTCCTGGACCCGTACGCGCGCGCCGTGGACGGGGACTTCGCCCTGCCGCCGGAGGTCTACGGGCACGTCCGGGACTGGCCCCAGCAGTACATCGCCGACACGGTGCGCGACGACCGGGACTCGGCCCCGTTCGTCCCGAAGGGGGTGGTCGTCCACGATGACGACGACTGGGCGGACGACGTCCGGCCGAAGACCCCCTGGGCCGATTCGGTGATCTACGAACTGCACGTGCGCGGCTTCACGATGGGCCATCCGGGTGTTCCCGAGGAACTGCGCGGCACCTACGCGGGGCTGGCCCACCCGGCGGCGGTCGAGCACCTGACGAGCCTCGGCGTGACGGCGGTGGAGCTGCTGCCGGTGCACCAGTTCGCGCACGAGGACCACCTGCTGCGCCGGGGCCTGCGCAACTACTGGGGCTACAACTCGGTCGGCTACTTCGCCCCGCACGCCGGGTACTCCGCCAGCGGGACCGCCGGGCAGCAGGTCGGCGAGTTCAAACGGATGGTGAAGGCCCTGCACGCGGCCGGGATCGAGGTCATCCTCGACGTGGTCTACAACCACACGGCGGAGGCCGGGGAGCTGGGACCGACGCTGTCGCTGCGCGGGGTCGACAACCGGGGCTACTACCGGCTCCAGTCCGACCAGCGCCGCTACGCCGACTACACGGGCTGCGGGAACACCCTGCACGCCGGGCGGCCGCACGTGCTGCGCCTGATCACCGACTCCCTGCGCTACTGGGTGACGGAGATGGGGGTGGACGGCTTCCGGTTCGACCTGGCGGCGGCGCTGGCCCGCTCGATGCACGACGTGGACATGCTGTCGCCGTTCCTCGCGGTGATCGCCCAGGACCCGGTGCTGCGGCGGGTCAAGCTGATCGCGGAGCCCTGGGACGTGGGGTCGGGCGGCTACCAGGTGGGGGCGTTCCCTCCGCTGTGGACGGAGTGGAACGACCGCTACCGCGATGCCGTGCGCGACTTCTGGCGGGGCGCGCTGCCCGACGTACGGGACCTCGGCTACCGGCTGTCGGGCTCCAGCGACCTGTACGCGTGGGGCGGGCGGCGGCCGTACGCCTCGGTGAACTTCGTGACGGCGCACGACGGGTTCACCCTGCGGGACCTGGTGACCTACGAGCGCAAGCACAACGACGCGAACGGCGAGGAGGGCCGCGACGGGACGAACGACAACCGGTCGTGGAACTGCGGGGCGGAGGGCGAGAGCGCGGACCCGGGGATCGGGGCGCTGCGCCGGCGCCAGCTGCGCAACCTGCTGACCACGCTGCTGCTGTCGACCGGGGTGCCGATGCTGGTGGCGGGCGACGAGTTCGGGCGCACCCAGGGCGGCAACAACAACGCGTACTGCCAGGACAACGAGACGGGATGGGTGGACTGGTCGCTGCTGGAGGACCCCGCCTGGAAGGAGCTGTTCGCGCTGGCCCGGCGGCTGATCGCACTGCGCCAGGCGCATCCGGTACTGCGGCGGCGGGCGTTCTTCTCGGGGCGGGCGCAGGGCGCGGACGGACTGCGGGACCTGGCCTGGTTCACCCCCGCGGGCACGGAGATGACGGAGCGGGACTGGTACGCGCCGGCCGCCGCGCTGGGGCTCTACCTGTCGGGGCGGGACATCCCGGGCCGGGACGAGCGGGGTCTGCAGGTGACGGACGACAGCTTCCTGGCGCTGCTGCACGCCGGGGACCGGCCGGTGGAGTGGATCCTGCCGGGCCCTCCGTGGGCGGGGACGTACGAACTCGTCCTGGACACCTCCCAGGAGGAGCAGGCCGAGGCGCCGGCGGGGCGGCACCGGGGCGGGGAGCGGCTGACGGTCCCGGCCCGGTCGGTGCTGCTGCTGCGGGTGGTGTCGTAG
- a CDS encoding CDP-alcohol phosphatidyltransferase family protein — MARVGTALLELRGAQKSAKGVSLYSRFVNRPAGRYLAAGSYALGLTPNQVTLVSAAFSFAAVAAVALAAPSWGLGVAVWAALAVGFAFDSADGQLARLRGGGSAAGEWLDHVVDAAKLTALHACVLIAFHRFPEEYGTGSDGWLLVPLGFQFAAVVTFFGGLLTEKLKPKPAPGSPAAVPSTLRAVALLPVDYGVFCLVFLLLGGGALFRWAYAGLGAVAAVFLLAFLAKWFRELSAVRR, encoded by the coding sequence ATGGCGAGAGTCGGGACCGCGCTGCTGGAACTGCGCGGGGCGCAGAAGTCGGCCAAGGGGGTGTCGCTCTATTCACGGTTCGTCAATCGGCCCGCCGGGCGGTACCTGGCCGCCGGATCGTACGCGCTCGGGCTCACGCCGAACCAGGTGACGCTGGTCAGCGCCGCCTTCAGCTTCGCCGCCGTGGCGGCCGTCGCGCTGGCCGCCCCCTCCTGGGGGCTGGGCGTCGCCGTGTGGGCCGCGCTCGCGGTCGGCTTCGCCTTCGACTCCGCCGACGGGCAGTTGGCCCGGCTGCGCGGGGGCGGCAGCGCGGCGGGCGAGTGGCTCGACCACGTCGTGGACGCCGCCAAGCTGACCGCCCTGCACGCCTGCGTGCTGATCGCCTTCCACCGCTTCCCCGAGGAGTACGGGACCGGCTCCGACGGCTGGCTGCTGGTGCCGCTGGGCTTCCAGTTCGCCGCGGTCGTCACCTTCTTCGGCGGTCTGCTGACCGAGAAGCTCAAGCCGAAGCCGGCTCCGGGCAGCCCCGCCGCCGTGCCGTCGACCCTGCGCGCGGTGGCCCTGCTGCCCGTGGACTACGGGGTGTTCTGCCTGGTGTTCCTGCTGCTCGGCGGCGGGGCGCTGTTCCGCTGGGCGTACGCGGGCCTGGGTGCCGTCGCCGCGGTGTTCCTGCTGGCGTTCCTGGCGAAGTGGTTCAGGGAGCTCAGCGCCGTTCGGCGGTGA